The genomic window tttataAAAACAAGTAACATATGCATGAGTTATAGAACCTGTGTACATCAAATACAATGTGAGCACCACACTTACAGCCTTCCTGAAGCCTTTATGTAATTCATCCTCAGCAAAGATGTAAAAGTGCAGCGGCTTTCGGCTGAAGAGAACGGCAGACTTTAACATGGTGATAGTTTCCTCTAGCCTGGGGCCACAGGCCACCACAGCCAGGTGACTCCGTTCATCAGCGtgttcctctgctgcagagccTGATCTCTCACTAAATCAGCCAAGAAGACAGAGTATAAGGATTCAGCAATAGACTGTGGCTCTTTTTATTCAACATGAACAAACTGACAAACTGCAGGAGACAGCAAAGTACTCAAACGTTAGTAGTCTCAGCTGACCGCAACTCAGCCCTGTAGAGGTGAAAGTGTTAATAAAGTTAGTAGAGGGATGTAGAAGGGAGCTATCGCTAATGCCTTGAGCTGCCTCCAAGTGTCACTATTCAAGATCAGCGTTCAATCACTTCTTTGTAGAGAAAATCTTTTCTTTATATTGAAATATGGtaataaaaaaacttttcatTTTCGTTATTTATCCCTTAAATCAACAGCTTAAACTTTATGAAAGTTAGACAGACTCAAGAGAACCCCAAGATCTTTGATGAGATGCCTTAAGCCTAAATCTGCACATCATTTTAATCTAGCAGTCTTCTTTTACCTTCTACAGCTGCCTATTATAACATATTAGACACTGTTAAACAATAGGCGTGAACTAAAATGGGTATTCTAGGATTACAACAGGCAGCAACAGTAATAAAGCACTTTATATGGTtcaataataaatgataatGACCAGTAATGCCTGCCGCCTGATTGATCACAGCACCCTCAGTTGATAAAATATTCTTGAGTATGTTTACGGGTGTATATGTGGGTATCAAATACTCCTTATCAGGATCAGGATTAGTCAAAATGAACACTGTGGAGGCAGCAATAATCTCACTCAAGAACTATGGACCAAAGAAGTGGGTAACAGTTCTAAATTGAAGCCTATAGATTAATTGATCACTGAAATTATTTGTAAAGGTTTCACAAAATCAGCCATACCTAAGAGATGATTCCAAAAAGCAGTTCACTCCACAAACATCAGCAGGCAGTCTCCAATATGGATTCCAGTAAGAAACTGACAGTGATTTACACctgacagaataaaaacatgacctTTTGGATCCCCAAAATTAAATTAAGTTGTTGGACATCCTGTTTTGTGATTCAATCTGTTCTGAAGAACTTCCTACAGTTGTGTAACAGGTGGTGGTCAAATAATCCAGGCTGTAGCTTTAAGCTGCTCAATTAACTAGCTAGCTAATTTAGTGGTAGCTAATAGATTAACACGGCAAATTCCAGCACATAAATACGGTTATAGTAGGTTTCAAACATCACATTTAGACCATTTTTAAGTGGTCTGCTATGGTTAAAATATTAGCTAACTTACTTATCATCTTTCTAAATCGGTTTTATGCATTGTTGACGCTAGTAAATATTAGCAACTGCACAGAAATTTAGCAACTACAGGTTTAGCTAACAGTTGGAGCTAATCACTTAATAACATGCTCCGGTTTGACATAAAATTAAGAGGCATATCGCTGTCTAAGCTACCTGTCGAGCCCTTCTTCATGGTCTCGGAGGCCTGCAAGTCCCGGACTTTTCCTGAGAACGTGCCCGGTGTCACGACTGCTCCGGTCAGGCATACCCTGGTGTTTCGCAAGCCACTCGTCTCTGTCCTCCAAGGTGGAAGCTAGCTGACTGAACACATACAGCAGGGAGAAGAAGGTGAAGAGCATGCACAGGAGAAATGCGTGAAGATAGCATCGCATTTTGTGCTTCAGCTTCTATACGCTAAAGTGACATGTTTGATGATCTCAGCTAGTTTTGTACCAGCTAACTAATCTAACTCATAAATCAAGTCACAGGGTAAAGCCGAGGGGAAGAGTCGGTGTTTACAGTTTTCCGCCCCACCCACTTTCATCACACGTGTTCTGTCCCGATCAGACATctgccagcagtgtgtgtgtgtgtgtgtgtgtgtgtgtggacagtaaGCAGCTGAAATTTGACAAAGTATGGTGCATAAGCaggtatttacaaacatgacacacacaggcttatgGCGTAAACACCCAGTCTAATTGATCTTCAACAGTATTATCCCGTTAATCCAGATAAACAATGTGATAATCAATATGCTTCCATCCATACAGGGTTAAAGTACCCTGTGAGAGGTTAACACTGTTACTGAAGTACATGGATATGGGTACTGTAAGCATCACTTGACTTTAATTACTGATGCACTTAATTTAATGAATGACTACTAATATGTCTGTTACATGAGACACTCGGCTTGCTTTGCATTGGTGGCTAATGCAGGAGGCGGCTAACATTCATAAACAAATAGTTCCAACTTTCCTTATACAATAGTTATCTTAACTGGCAAAAATGGCACAACTTCTAAATATAGAAAGGAAAAGCAAAAATGTGTCCACATTTCATTCAATAGTCCACCCTGTGAAGGTCCGCTGTGCATTTACTTACAGAAACcaaatgtataatataataacaaagtaaaaacataTATCCAAGTATCTACAGCTTATTTTATTCAACATTATTTTACAATATAAACCATTCTATAGATTAAGTCATGCTCGACTCTAACCAGTGAAGGAGAAGCATACAGTACTTATAATAAATGTTCAATATTTGTACTCAAATGTTAGACAGtaaaacaatgatttttttttgttgcatctAATGGCATAAAAGGAGAGCTGGATAAGGCCAGTAACCAACAGTGTTATCATGTACTGGTAAAGTGGAAATAATGCTAAAAGAAGAATGTTATTATGAACAGAATGATGCCATTAAGTGCAAATAATAACGAAAGTCAGGAGTCAGCTACAGCTGTGAGATGACTTcttcacatttctttcatgtttGTGCAGTAACGACTGTGACACCGAGGTGTTAAAGCCACGAGTGGCACGGTTCCACTGACGTCCAGGATTTAATGCTATGGTTCCATTTCTCACTTCTCAACGACAGTTTCTGCTGCACCAGTTCTTTGAATAGGACTTCTCTTAAATTCTTTACCATCATGGGAAGGCAGTGATAAGTACAACCTCAAACAGAAGTGAATGCTATCATATTGGCATTTatagtattttatttaaaaaaaaatgagtttaaTCTGTTTGAGGCTGTTCAGAGTGCAGAAGAATGGGGGCTGTGCTGGCTGGAAGTGTGAAGCTTAGTGAGTCTCTCCATTAACTGACGATCCTTCCCCGCGGGGAGAGGAGCACCTGGAGGCCGCTCGTTCAGTGTTATCGGAGCTCGAGCCGCTGTGACTGTGCTGGTCTGCCGAGGCAGCGCTAGTTGACGTGGACGTGGGTTTGGCTTTCTCCTTAAAGTCTGTGATTATTACAGTCAAGTCTCCAACTGTGACCTCCAGATGCTGTGCGCTGCTCCTGTCTATGTTTTTTAACCTGGGCCTGGCGAGGAggagacaaacagaagcagagtCTTAAAAACTGCAACGTAGTACAAAGTATTTGTTCTGACATTTCTTGAGATGACATGAAATCATTACCTCATCTTTTTATGGCTCTTCTTTTTCAGTGTAGGTTCTTTATCGCTTTTGTCTTTCTCTGATTtgtctttcttctcctttttgtGATGTGTTGGCGGTGCAAACTGTTGATTTACTTGTTGTGCAACCAGCTGTGAAACAGGTCGTGGTTTTCTGAAAGAGACAAGAAAAGAATTACTGACATTTATGTCGCTAAACCTGTAAGTAGGTTGAACTACTTATGAAAGAAACAGTCTCTATCCGTCACGCATTAGTCCACTTCACATTAGAGTGAATCTCGAGGAGGGTTGTGTGTGAAGCTTCCTCATACAGTAGCAAGGAGACAGGAATAAGCCTTAAAGGATGGCCATGTGTTGCAGACTTGCTGTGGACATTTGTTGCTGCAGTGGAATAAAAATAAGTGGCGTCACTGTCCTGCCTTTggctttttgttcttttctttttatcccACACTCTGCTGATCTTGGCTTCTCTTGTTTGTGTTCCTTTTTTAACCAACATTTTTGCACGTGTGGTAAATTCAGCTATGGTCAGCACCATTTTTCAACCTATCAGAAATTGAcgtacactaccgttcaaaagtttggggtcaccaggccagttctacagcttctctgatcagcgtaacagttctg from Parambassis ranga chromosome 19, fParRan2.1, whole genome shotgun sequence includes these protein-coding regions:
- the LOC114451353 gene encoding YY1-associated factor 2-like isoform X1 codes for the protein MGDKKSPTRPKRQSKPFSDDGYWDCSVCTFRNSAEAFKCMMCDVRKGTSTRKPRPVSQLVAQQVNQQFAPPTHHKKEKKDKSEKDKSDKEPTLKKKSHKKMRPRLKNIDRSSAQHLEVTVGDLTVIITDFKEKAKPTSTSTSAASADQHSHSGSSSDNTERAASRCSSPRGEGSSVNGETH
- the LOC114451353 gene encoding YY1-associated factor 2-like isoform X2, with protein sequence MGDKKSPTRKPRPVSQLVAQQVNQQFAPPTHHKKEKKDKSEKDKSDKEPTLKKKSHKKMRPRLKNIDRSSAQHLEVTVGDLTVIITDFKEKAKPTSTSTSAASADQHSHSGSSSDNTERAASRCSSPRGEGSSVNGETH